The stretch of DNA CAATGCATCTGCAGTATGGTTACTATTAAGTTTAGTAGACCTATACTTCACGTGTATAGTCATTGTTAGTTGTTTTTTTTACTGGTCCAATTTTGTACAATTAAGAAAGGCTGTTCCAGCAACTTTCATTTTGCTGAATTGTCAGTCAGAAACTGCATTTTACTTGCAGTTATACATTTTACCAGTGATTAGCTGTTTGTGCTGGTCATGATAAACTCATGTCCAGTCTCTGTACCTAGTCCAAAGAAGTCTGCTTGATTTCTGCTTTTATCACCGAAACATCACCAACGGGCTCCCACTCATTTGTGGCCAAGCTTTTTGTTATGGGGACATACCATGACACTCCTTGTTTGGCATATCTGAAGAAACTTCTACTGGCATCAAACAAACTGTAGCCAACACTGAAAGCCCAGCTCCCCCAAGGCCCCAACCCTGCCAACTCACTCCCCGCTTTGTTTCCCTCTCACAGCCCCACTCTGACAAGCAGACAGCAGCATTATCCAATCCGCCTGTGCCCAGTGCCTGCCATCTGCCAGGGGCTTTGCTTTTTTTTCCCGGAGCAATACTGCCAGGGGCTTGCATGCGGCCCCGGAGCAATACTCCCCGACCTCAAACTGGGCCATAGCAGGCTAGCAGCTGCTCGGCCGCCCATGCGGCCCCTGGCGTTATCGCCTCTCGCTGCTCCCATTCATCAATCCTGGCCCGCCGGATAGTGACGCCTAACCGGCTCTGCTCCCGTATAGCAGCCCAAGCGGAGAACGTGTGCACTTTGTCTGCACAAGAGCCAAAGGGCCAGCACAATCTGACCCTTTGCTCAGCCCCTTCCACAAACCAATCCTAGCCTGGCCAGCTCTGACCTTCTTGTCTCATCCCTTTCAGGCTCATCTCTTTCAACGTTGCCTTCACCTTCCCTTCCTTGCATTGTCCCGGTTTAAGCTCCCATGAGGCATGAGCCATGAACTACTACTGGAAGCTCACTGCTCTACTTTCTGATCTGACCTGGCATGGTCTTTGCCTCTTTGGCGCATCATCAATTCATATAGAAATCGAAACCCATGTATTGTCATCTTGTAGCATGAAAATTATTTCCACCTGAAGCCCTGAATAACCTGTTCACTACTAGTAGCTGTGTGACATCAGTAGACATCGTGTCGACTGGCTGTTGCGTGGTCGGTACACGCCGACCTGTACAAGTAGGAGTACAATACAATTGTACAAAGTTCAGCTAGTACAGTAAAGGCAGCAGCATCGTATTCGTATCCACCAAACGGACATGTGCATCCACGTGCACGAATCACGGTGCACTGATTGCGAGGCACTGCAGACGGTTTTTTCTCGCAACAGGCACTGACAACGGTTTCTtccgttttgttttgttttgttcggTGCGCAGCTAAGGAACAAGAAGTCCGGCTGGAGCCCCTTCGCGACCAAGCGCCGGCCAccatcgccgccgccggagcccCTCTTCGACAGCAACCCGGACGCCGCTTTGCTGGCCGAGGCCCTGCGCGGCGCCATCGGCGCCAAACCCCGCCGAGGGTCCAACGACAAGCATTACTAGAGGGAGTTGCGACACTCTTACAGCAGCGACTTTAGGGATGATGATTGTTTGTACATAGAATGAATGAACCAATCAAAGAAAGGCAGAGGGGAAAAAAAAGGGATAGTACATATAGCAAAATCCAGCAATACATTCACAATTGTGAAGAACACATGGATTTGTATCAAGTATGGTTCAAGTGAATGTGATATGATAGAAGAAATGGTTAGTTTTTTTTCTTGCGTCAATCTGTTGCAGCCTGCTTCGTTTTCTTGTTTTCTCATCTAATATAATCATTGCTATCATCATATTCATTGCACCAATCATTAGTTCGTGACGACTGAAAAATCGtcacagaatcaaagctaacaACTACTACTCATAATATGCTGTTAGTGTGCAATTAATCATTTCTCTTCCTTCTAGTATGATCTCAGCTTTCATTTCTGCCTAATCCTAGCAAATTATTTACACAAATTTCACCTCAAGCAAAGCCCATAAAATTCTCGCAAAGTAAAAAGAGAATCCtaataagaaaaagaaaatcctAATCACACAAGAACCGGAAGAGCAAGGGGTGATGACAAGGAAGAGAGAATCTGCAACCAGGAAGCGCACGAGTCTCATCAAGGCCGGAAGAGCGCTCCGATGAAGCTGAGGCAGCCGAGCAGCAGGCGGCAGAGCGGGCTGCGCCAGCGCCGGCCGCGGCGGCCGGGGTCCTCCCTTGCCGACGGCGTCATCTGCAGGTACGTGTACGCCGCGTGCTTCACCAGCGGGTGCCGGATCATGTGTATGTCCCCGCAGCTGCCgcacccgccgccgccgatgcCGCCGCAGGGCCCGGGCGAGCCCCCCGCCGCGGCGTACTCCGGCGACGACAGGATGTCCCGGAGGCTGGTGTACCCGTGCCCTCcgccgctgctgctgttgctgtcgtCGCCGTCGCTGCCGGCGCCGTTGGGTATCTCGATCACGGGCGGCGGCGCCCACCGCGGCTGCGCcagcgacgccgccgccgccg from Sorghum bicolor cultivar BTx623 chromosome 8, Sorghum_bicolor_NCBIv3, whole genome shotgun sequence encodes:
- the LOC8079844 gene encoding uncharacterized protein LOC8079844 codes for the protein MPPAPAAVVPEPQKLSPSPTSQQCRRRPRSPLANGSAAGDFELRHWRTPKKRGAAAAAASLAQPRWAPPPVIEIPNGAGSDGDDSNSSSGGGHGYTSLRDILSSPEYAAAGGSPGPCGGIGGGGCGSCGDIHMIRHPLVKHAAYTYLQMTPSAREDPGRRGRRWRSPLCRLLLGCLSFIGALFRP